A single region of the Rhizobium grahamii genome encodes:
- a CDS encoding DNA cytosine methyltransferase has product MSTAVDSMQPENKSNRLVVRDESADALSVARKKLLAFRRSQARAFFDAAATVAELEKELGGLTSQVNLFRWLQRDVGFSAAEARSCIDFNHQFAGAAAEEVGDALVEGCVSQEAIRAFVKCDWQSKSETLIRLRRGDRVHAVAVERIRRENLTRALPHETIVQRERRAYFGQAARKLGMKTKASLEREANDILELLKQRDALAKDSGTDSIEAAKQCDVTSAIQKKARKTLTSLKTLFGKSTPPRPSVRGFFEGGAAEAALAGSWHELERLRDGKLDELSLVPGSGVAYLAGKISSAVVHLGVRSPVPVVPENMKFVDIDAGVGGMALGLRAAGFLPAAVFTAGGRQKIDLKKNMPLWDIEDRFTVDVKGVYSRLATQDIDVLTSGRPWHSYTNRREYLNNALDAVSTINPKVFVFEGRPEDSKDQPLAASFEELGYDVNWHSIDLGQFGIAQSKPRELIVGTRWGLDVDIKMPIIEPPLPSGLGRSLARLMSEHARNSSEDPVDRKKFRKAVGKWLGKRWNAPIPEFPLPKHNVKKSGWAALGIDISGFKQRPPTPEEFKKPFKLSVSMLKVLQGFPDVWEAEREHSFRSHPVAVSFPPSAARMVGMAIHAAMKEVDFDYRRACEHRLVHEVTARDITGLPIRLLETIPVSEFVGDRSRVFRISAEEVEKRRQQDLDHWPELKEVDDPEYRQSFTLV; this is encoded by the coding sequence ATGAGTACAGCCGTGGATTCGATGCAACCAGAGAACAAATCAAATAGGCTCGTCGTTCGCGACGAGAGCGCTGATGCGTTGTCGGTTGCGAGAAAGAAGCTGCTGGCATTTAGGAGAAGCCAGGCCCGCGCTTTTTTCGACGCGGCTGCAACGGTGGCAGAACTGGAAAAAGAACTCGGCGGCCTTACTTCCCAAGTCAATCTGTTTCGCTGGCTCCAGAGGGACGTCGGCTTCTCGGCAGCCGAAGCCCGATCCTGCATAGATTTCAACCACCAGTTCGCTGGTGCGGCCGCTGAAGAGGTGGGGGACGCGCTCGTAGAAGGTTGCGTTTCCCAGGAGGCAATCAGAGCGTTTGTCAAATGCGACTGGCAATCAAAATCGGAGACCCTCATCCGGCTGCGTCGCGGCGATAGGGTGCACGCGGTCGCGGTCGAAAGAATTCGCCGCGAAAACTTAACGCGAGCATTACCCCACGAAACGATCGTCCAGCGTGAGCGGCGGGCTTATTTTGGCCAAGCGGCTCGTAAGCTCGGCATGAAAACTAAGGCTTCGCTTGAACGAGAAGCCAACGATATTTTGGAACTTCTTAAGCAGCGGGACGCGCTCGCCAAAGACAGCGGAACCGACTCTATCGAAGCAGCTAAACAGTGCGATGTGACGTCTGCAATTCAGAAGAAGGCCAGGAAAACGCTGACCAGTCTGAAAACGTTATTCGGCAAATCAACTCCTCCCCGACCAAGCGTTCGCGGATTTTTCGAAGGAGGTGCGGCGGAAGCGGCGCTCGCAGGGTCTTGGCACGAGTTAGAGCGCCTTCGAGATGGGAAGCTCGACGAACTATCGTTGGTACCGGGTAGCGGCGTTGCGTACTTGGCCGGTAAGATATCATCGGCTGTGGTCCATTTAGGCGTGAGGTCTCCTGTTCCCGTCGTTCCAGAGAATATGAAGTTCGTCGATATCGACGCAGGTGTCGGTGGAATGGCGCTTGGCCTTAGAGCAGCCGGATTTCTGCCCGCTGCCGTCTTTACCGCGGGAGGACGACAAAAGATCGATTTGAAAAAGAATATGCCTTTGTGGGACATCGAGGATCGCTTCACAGTGGACGTGAAGGGCGTTTATTCCCGGCTTGCCACGCAAGACATCGATGTCCTCACGAGCGGTCGGCCCTGGCACAGCTATACTAATCGAAGGGAGTATTTGAATAACGCCCTCGACGCTGTGAGTACGATCAATCCCAAGGTTTTCGTTTTCGAAGGCCGACCTGAAGATTCGAAAGATCAGCCCTTAGCGGCAAGCTTCGAAGAGCTTGGGTACGACGTGAACTGGCACTCCATTGACCTCGGTCAGTTCGGCATCGCACAGTCGAAGCCACGCGAACTGATTGTCGGGACAAGATGGGGGTTGGACGTCGATATCAAAATGCCCATAATTGAGCCGCCGTTGCCAAGCGGTCTAGGCAGGTCCTTGGCTCGACTGATGTCCGAACATGCTCGCAACAGCAGTGAAGACCCTGTTGATCGGAAGAAGTTCAGAAAAGCAGTTGGAAAATGGCTGGGAAAGCGATGGAACGCCCCGATACCCGAATTCCCACTGCCCAAGCATAACGTCAAAAAGAGCGGGTGGGCCGCGTTGGGGATCGACATATCGGGATTCAAGCAAAGGCCTCCGACGCCAGAGGAATTTAAGAAACCTTTCAAATTGAGCGTTTCAATGCTGAAGGTGCTTCAAGGCTTTCCTGACGTATGGGAAGCTGAGAGGGAACACAGTTTCAGATCACATCCCGTCGCCGTATCCTTTCCGCCAAGCGCCGCGAGAATGGTCGGAATGGCTATCCACGCGGCAATGAAAGAAGTTGATTTCGATTATCGACGCGCCTGCGAACACCGATTAGTTCACGAAGTTACCGCACGGGATATAACAGGACTACCGATCAGGCTGCTCGAGACGATTCCTGTTAGCGAGTTTGTCGGCGATCGAAGCAGGGTCTTCCGGATCTCCGCCGAGGAAGTGGAAAAGCGTCGCCAACAGGACCTCGATCATTGGCCTGAGCTTAAAGAAGTGGATGATCCCGAGTACCGACAATCGTTTACGCTGGTTTGA
- a CDS encoding type II toxin-antitoxin system VapC family toxin, translating into MAKLLLDTNIISKAYLPNAPDWLWDWLESLPSGFLAVPWVSLYETEYGIRVAHRDNPPRALELLGWFEQFVALCDPYPEMDVKASRILGQMAASPPMQHFFLTERRTDKNGDKLKPLRIQLGGDAILAAMSIAHQIPIATFNTRDFIYINRFFALPGVYNPEFDLWAVPKPDGWEDIDHANDDQFRHPAAMKRSALR; encoded by the coding sequence TTGGCAAAGCTGCTGCTGGACACGAACATAATCAGCAAGGCCTACCTGCCCAACGCGCCGGACTGGTTATGGGACTGGCTGGAATCCTTGCCGTCTGGTTTCCTAGCTGTCCCTTGGGTATCCCTTTACGAGACCGAATACGGCATTCGGGTCGCTCATCGTGACAATCCACCCAGAGCCCTGGAATTGCTGGGGTGGTTTGAGCAATTTGTCGCCCTCTGTGATCCCTATCCCGAAATGGATGTGAAGGCTTCACGGATACTTGGCCAGATGGCGGCCAGCCCGCCAATGCAGCACTTTTTCCTGACGGAAAGGCGGACGGACAAGAACGGAGACAAGCTCAAACCATTGCGGATTCAGTTGGGTGGGGACGCCATTCTTGCGGCGATGTCGATCGCGCACCAGATCCCGATCGCGACCTTCAACACTCGCGACTTCATTTACATCAACAGATTTTTCGCCCTGCCAGGCGTCTATAATCCCGAATTCGATCTGTGGGCGGTGCCCAAGCCGGACGGTTGGGAAGATATCGATCATGCGAATGACGACCAGTTTCGCCATCCGGCAGCCATGAAGCGCTCCGCCCTTCGCTAA
- a CDS encoding twin-arginine translocase TatA/TatE family subunit — MGSLSIWHWVMVLVVVLMFFGKGKLPELMGDLAQGINAFKKGLRDNEPTDTDDHRIEGR; from the coding sequence ATGGGAAGCCTTAGCATATGGCATTGGGTCATGGTACTTGTCGTCGTACTGATGTTCTTTGGTAAAGGAAAGCTGCCCGAGTTAATGGGCGACCTCGCACAAGGCATAAACGCGTTCAAAAAAGGCCTGCGGGACAACGAGCCCACCGACACGGACGATCACCGCATTGAGGGGCGTTGA
- the ubiV gene encoding ubiquinone anaerobic biosynthesis protein UbiV, with the protein MMKPIHLTLGPLLYLWSTEKWRDFYFRMADEAPVETVVLGETICSKRLHFIESEMTAVVERLERAGKTVRLSTLALVTLDRESKYQQAVARDECHLVEANDLSALHLLKGRSHAIGPFVNVYNGATARFLARNGATNICLPPEIPATSVAEITRACSGPEFELFAFGRVPLAISARCAHARSKGKTKDNCQFVCQDEPDGLPVGTLSGQPFLALNGVQTVSHSCQALAEPPENVRSLGVSSLRLSPQDCDMALVAVIFADLCCGKISTEEAVALLRTAFPQAPLSNGFHHGSAGAEWVSRQRNSQGHW; encoded by the coding sequence ATGATGAAACCGATTCATCTCACCCTGGGTCCGCTGCTCTATCTTTGGTCGACGGAGAAATGGCGCGATTTTTACTTTCGTATGGCAGATGAGGCTCCCGTGGAGACAGTGGTCCTCGGTGAAACCATCTGCTCAAAGAGATTGCACTTCATTGAAAGCGAGATGACTGCCGTGGTCGAGCGCTTGGAACGGGCTGGCAAGACCGTGCGCCTCTCGACTCTTGCACTGGTAACGCTGGATCGCGAATCGAAATATCAGCAGGCCGTCGCTCGCGACGAGTGCCACCTTGTAGAAGCCAATGACCTTTCAGCGCTGCACCTCCTGAAGGGCCGTTCACACGCCATCGGCCCGTTTGTGAACGTCTACAACGGCGCGACGGCCCGCTTCCTTGCTCGAAACGGAGCGACCAATATCTGCCTGCCTCCTGAAATTCCGGCGACATCGGTTGCCGAGATCACTCGAGCGTGTTCCGGCCCAGAGTTCGAGCTGTTCGCATTTGGCCGCGTTCCGCTCGCCATTTCCGCGCGGTGCGCGCATGCTCGCTCAAAAGGCAAGACCAAGGACAACTGCCAGTTTGTTTGCCAAGACGAACCTGACGGCCTTCCGGTGGGCACACTTTCGGGACAGCCATTCCTTGCTCTCAACGGGGTTCAGACCGTATCGCACTCATGCCAGGCCCTTGCCGAACCGCCGGAAAACGTCAGGTCGCTCGGCGTGTCATCCCTGAGGCTCTCGCCGCAGGACTGTGACATGGCATTGGTAGCGGTGATTTTCGCTGACCTCTGTTGCGGCAAGATCTCCACGGAGGAGGCTGTCGCGTTGCTCCGGACCGCTTTCCCCCAAGCACCGCTCTCCAATGGCTTCCACCACGGCTCGGCTGGTGCGGAGTGGGTATCCAGACAAAGAAACTCGCAAGGACACTGGTGA
- the ubiU gene encoding ubiquinone anaerobic biosynthesis protein UbiU — translation MELICPAGTPASFREAVDAGADAVYCGFRDETNARNFPGLNFDLSELKEAIAYARARNVKTFVALNTFMTAGKEELWYRRAGEARQAGADALIVADFGLMAHVAEQYPDQRLHISVQASASNPDALTFLAESFGATRVVLPRTLTIQDIAKIAQRVTCELEVFVFGGLCVMAEGRCSLSSYATGKSPNMNGVCSPASHVRYRQSGNDMISDLGGFTINRFQADEAAGYPTLCKGRFQISDSKTYAFEDPVSLDVMDQLDELRSAGVKALKVEGRQRGKAYIAEVVSTLRATLKAAPADRSLLMARLRALSEGQQTTHGAYEKRWR, via the coding sequence ATGGAATTGATCTGCCCCGCAGGCACGCCCGCCTCATTTCGCGAAGCCGTTGATGCCGGAGCAGACGCTGTGTATTGCGGCTTTCGTGATGAGACCAACGCACGCAATTTCCCAGGTTTGAATTTCGATCTTTCCGAGTTGAAAGAGGCTATCGCATATGCACGCGCCCGAAATGTGAAGACGTTTGTGGCCCTGAACACTTTCATGACCGCCGGTAAGGAAGAGCTTTGGTATCGGCGCGCAGGAGAGGCAAGACAGGCAGGCGCGGACGCCCTCATCGTTGCGGACTTCGGGCTTATGGCTCACGTGGCAGAACAATATCCCGATCAACGGCTTCACATCTCAGTCCAGGCTTCCGCATCAAACCCGGATGCCTTGACATTCCTTGCTGAGAGCTTCGGCGCGACGCGGGTAGTCCTTCCGCGAACGCTAACGATCCAGGACATCGCAAAGATCGCCCAACGTGTGACCTGCGAGCTTGAGGTATTCGTTTTCGGTGGCCTTTGCGTCATGGCCGAAGGCCGATGCTCGCTTTCCTCCTATGCCACCGGCAAGTCTCCGAATATGAACGGCGTCTGCTCGCCCGCTAGCCACGTTCGGTACAGACAATCGGGCAATGACATGATTTCGGATCTTGGCGGCTTCACGATCAATCGATTCCAAGCGGATGAGGCAGCGGGATACCCGACGCTCTGCAAAGGACGCTTTCAGATCTCCGACAGCAAAACATATGCCTTTGAAGATCCCGTGTCTCTCGATGTGATGGACCAGCTTGACGAGCTGCGGTCGGCCGGGGTGAAGGCATTGAAGGTGGAAGGACGCCAGCGTGGGAAGGCCTATATCGCTGAAGTCGTTTCAACGCTAAGGGCGACCCTCAAAGCGGCTCCTGCCGACCGTTCTCTCCTCATGGCCCGTCTGCGGGCTCTCAGTGAAGGGCAGCAGACGACGCACGGTGCGTACGAGAAGCGCTGGAGATAG
- the ubiT gene encoding ubiquinone anaerobic biosynthesis accessory factor UbiT has translation MASDVLGFFQHRAAMALLNHRRLCSGANSVTAIATRMHHLIQEAPMLAPSRLMATARFVPLPIAAQVANTVLKQTLRIHPKLFDRLGEYRTARFAFIPNDFPFSFSIRPADRAMTVMRRGKLPMADATISGPLVLMLALAEGRVDGDALFFSRKLLVTGDMEAVLALRNALDDNEVDLVSTISRLTGPFGEWSAKALDLVRRDALEKQGVPWN, from the coding sequence ATGGCGTCGGATGTCTTGGGTTTCTTTCAGCATCGGGCAGCAATGGCATTGCTAAACCATCGCCGTCTTTGCTCGGGAGCAAATAGCGTTACTGCGATCGCAACTAGGATGCATCATCTAATCCAAGAGGCCCCTATGCTCGCTCCATCTCGCTTGATGGCAACTGCAAGATTCGTTCCGCTACCGATCGCGGCCCAAGTCGCCAACACTGTCCTAAAACAAACTCTCCGTATCCACCCGAAGCTGTTTGATCGCCTCGGGGAATATCGAACGGCGCGCTTCGCCTTCATCCCCAACGACTTTCCGTTCTCGTTTTCGATACGGCCCGCCGATCGCGCCATGACAGTTATGAGACGCGGGAAGCTTCCCATGGCCGACGCCACAATAAGCGGGCCTCTCGTACTCATGCTCGCACTGGCGGAAGGTCGTGTCGATGGCGACGCATTGTTCTTCTCACGGAAGCTCCTGGTGACGGGGGATATGGAAGCAGTCCTCGCTCTCAGAAACGCCCTTGACGACAATGAGGTTGATCTCGTGTCCACGATCAGCAGGCTCACGGGTCCGTTCGGTGAATGGTCCGCGAAAGCGCTGGATCTCGTGCGCCGCGATGCACTCGAAAAGCAGGGCGTACCATGGAATTGA
- a CDS encoding UbiD family decarboxylase, with protein MLKETQDIRRHVDLQSFLSDLTDRGLLVEVQEPISLVHEVTALHREVLHQGGPALLLRRPVDANGVSSNIPVVANLFGTKERIELGFGLGPGGLPRLAEELAELQRPTPPKSLADAWGKVPLLKAAASMRPRYSRRAPCQEVLLQADEIDLGRLPIQWCWPGEPAPLITWPLVITCSPDDPDDINVGIYRMQLLDKRSLIVRWLAHRGGAKHFRQWQQKGMDMPVAVVIGVDPATILAGVIPLPEGMSELNFSGLLRGSRTQLTRCRTNPLSVPSNAEIVLEGFVSKDEIAPEGPYGDHTGYYNSVESFPVVRLSAITTRRSPVYLTTYTGRPPDEPSVLGEAMTELFVPIAKRQFPEITDIWLPPEACSYRAAVVAIDKRYPGQARRVMMGLWSMLPQFNYTKLVIVVDSGISVRSWDDVLWAISTRFDAGRDLVVLENTPIDYLDFASPKTGLGTKMGIDATNKIGEETDREWGLELQMPEELSRRANEIWERTRHAFAR; from the coding sequence ATGCTGAAAGAAACCCAAGACATCCGACGCCATGTCGATCTCCAAAGCTTCCTGTCGGATTTGACCGACAGAGGACTGCTGGTCGAAGTGCAAGAACCTATTTCCCTTGTGCACGAGGTGACGGCGCTTCATAGGGAGGTTTTACACCAAGGCGGCCCCGCGCTACTGCTGAGGAGACCCGTCGATGCGAACGGGGTCAGCTCCAACATCCCGGTGGTAGCCAACCTTTTTGGCACGAAAGAGCGGATCGAACTTGGGTTTGGACTGGGACCGGGAGGGTTGCCACGACTTGCGGAAGAGCTTGCGGAACTCCAGCGTCCGACCCCTCCGAAGTCGCTCGCCGATGCATGGGGCAAGGTGCCGCTTCTAAAGGCTGCCGCCTCGATGCGGCCGCGGTATTCCAGGAGGGCGCCGTGCCAGGAAGTCCTCTTGCAGGCAGACGAGATCGATCTCGGTCGCCTACCTATACAGTGGTGCTGGCCCGGAGAGCCTGCGCCGCTGATCACATGGCCGCTCGTCATAACCTGCAGTCCTGATGATCCCGACGACATAAACGTCGGGATCTACCGTATGCAGTTGCTTGACAAGCGATCACTCATCGTTCGCTGGCTGGCGCATCGAGGGGGCGCGAAGCACTTCCGGCAGTGGCAGCAGAAGGGCATGGACATGCCCGTGGCGGTTGTGATCGGGGTAGATCCGGCGACGATCCTAGCGGGGGTCATTCCGCTTCCAGAAGGAATGAGCGAGCTTAACTTCTCCGGCCTGCTCCGCGGTTCAAGAACGCAACTGACGAGGTGCAGAACGAACCCGCTCAGCGTGCCATCGAACGCCGAGATAGTGTTGGAGGGCTTCGTATCGAAGGACGAGATCGCGCCCGAGGGGCCATACGGGGACCACACGGGCTACTACAACTCGGTCGAATCCTTTCCGGTCGTTCGATTGAGTGCGATCACCACTAGGCGCTCCCCCGTCTATCTGACCACGTACACGGGGAGGCCCCCGGACGAACCGTCCGTACTCGGCGAGGCGATGACCGAACTCTTCGTTCCGATCGCGAAACGTCAGTTTCCAGAAATTACTGACATCTGGCTCCCGCCGGAAGCCTGCTCCTATCGTGCGGCGGTCGTTGCGATCGACAAACGATATCCTGGGCAGGCTCGGAGGGTGATGATGGGCCTATGGTCGATGCTTCCACAGTTTAACTACACAAAGCTCGTGATCGTCGTTGATTCCGGCATCTCCGTCCGCAGTTGGGACGACGTACTATGGGCGATCTCCACTCGCTTCGACGCCGGGCGCGATCTTGTCGTTCTCGAGAACACACCGATCGACTACCTGGACTTTGCGTCTCCCAAAACAGGACTAGGAACGAAGATGGGGATCGACGCGACGAATAAAATCGGTGAGGAGACCGACCGTGAATGGGGACTGGAACTACAAATGCCTGAAGAGCTCTCGCGTCGGGCCAATGAGATTTGGGAAAGGACGAGGCATGCTTTCGCTCGGTGA
- a CDS encoding UbiX family flavin prenyltransferase: MLSLGDGCDVVVGVSGASGASLGVAVVDRLTAAGIRVHIVVTEAAKRTLAHEVGSEAHGRLLLNAHRCYDDKDIGAAIASGSFPVSGMIVAPCSMKTLAAVATGLSENLLARAADVQLKERRRLVLLTRETPLHLGHLRNMTTVTEMGAIVMPPVPAFYNRPKSVEDIIDHLAARAIDLLGLPLPPQSRIWNGETSFVQPKIAMGSAPKSIA, encoded by the coding sequence ATGCTTTCGCTCGGTGATGGTTGCGACGTCGTCGTCGGAGTGAGCGGCGCGTCCGGCGCCTCTCTCGGCGTGGCAGTCGTGGATCGCCTAACGGCCGCTGGGATAAGAGTGCATATCGTCGTGACGGAGGCCGCGAAGCGGACCTTGGCGCACGAGGTCGGGTCGGAGGCGCACGGGCGGCTACTGCTCAATGCTCACCGCTGCTATGACGACAAGGATATCGGGGCGGCAATCGCAAGCGGGTCGTTTCCCGTTTCTGGGATGATCGTGGCTCCATGCTCCATGAAGACGCTCGCGGCAGTCGCTACCGGCCTTTCGGAAAATCTTCTTGCGCGCGCAGCAGACGTCCAGCTAAAGGAGCGTCGTCGACTCGTGCTGCTGACACGCGAGACACCTCTTCATTTGGGCCACCTCCGGAACATGACGACCGTGACCGAGATGGGCGCCATCGTGATGCCACCGGTACCCGCCTTCTACAATCGACCGAAGTCCGTCGAGGATATCATCGACCATCTGGCTGCTCGAGCGATCGATCTCCTTGGCTTGCCGCTACCTCCTCAGTCTCGGATATGGAACGGAGAAACGTCCTTTGTTCAGCCGAAGATCGCTATGGGATCAGCACCGAAGAGCATCGCGTGA
- a CDS encoding NnrU family protein, with amino-acid sequence MISFFSAFAVFLLLHSIPALPAIRAGIIGCVGRPAYFVGYSAVSVAALVWLFSAALSLDYIPLWDLHPWQAAVTFVLAPLGGFLVIAGLFSRNPLSVSIRSSEEVGAVARITRHPVLWGFAIWAVGHIVANGDLRSVLLFGGFAMFALGAIPMTEKRVRRRLGDRWFALSQNTGIVPFAAMFAGHRLSVDGAMIVAFAVTAALACWLLLGGGHAMLFGADPIAIFG; translated from the coding sequence ATGATCTCATTTTTCTCTGCCTTCGCAGTCTTCCTATTATTGCATTCTATACCGGCATTACCTGCGATCCGTGCGGGTATCATTGGCTGCGTTGGACGGCCGGCGTACTTCGTCGGCTATTCTGCAGTGTCCGTCGCCGCGCTCGTGTGGTTGTTTTCAGCCGCTCTGTCCCTCGACTACATACCGCTTTGGGATCTGCATCCTTGGCAGGCGGCCGTGACTTTCGTCTTGGCACCGCTGGGCGGTTTCCTTGTAATCGCAGGGCTCTTTAGTAGGAATCCACTGTCAGTTTCCATCCGTTCTTCTGAAGAAGTCGGCGCAGTCGCACGAATTACAAGACACCCTGTCTTATGGGGTTTCGCCATCTGGGCTGTCGGGCATATCGTAGCAAACGGAGATCTTCGATCCGTGTTGTTGTTCGGCGGCTTCGCCATGTTCGCTCTCGGAGCGATCCCGATGACAGAAAAGCGTGTCCGGCGACGTCTAGGCGATCGCTGGTTCGCTCTCTCTCAAAATACTGGCATCGTACCGTTCGCCGCGATGTTTGCTGGGCACCGCCTTTCGGTTGACGGGGCCATGATCGTTGCTTTCGCTGTCACTGCCGCCTTGGCTTGCTGGCTCCTGCTCGGAGGTGGTCACGCGATGCTCTTCGGTGCTGATCCCATAGCGATCTTCGGCTGA
- a CDS encoding cupredoxin domain-containing protein, translating into MSAAKPLTVLPLLFACLASPTVAEEEDPVFAVHFSNGVISPSILEVPADKRFKIELYNDGSTPIEFESIPLRKEKVLAPGASSFLVFRSLQAGDYAFFDDFHLDMPPARLIAK; encoded by the coding sequence ATGAGCGCAGCCAAGCCACTGACCGTCCTGCCATTGCTTTTTGCTTGCCTGGCATCGCCGACGGTTGCTGAGGAAGAAGACCCCGTTTTCGCCGTGCATTTTAGCAACGGCGTGATATCTCCATCCATCCTTGAAGTCCCGGCAGATAAGCGGTTCAAGATCGAGCTATACAACGATGGCTCGACGCCAATTGAATTCGAGAGCATTCCTCTTCGAAAGGAAAAGGTACTTGCTCCGGGAGCGTCGAGCTTTCTCGTGTTTCGCTCGTTGCAAGCTGGCGATTACGCATTCTTCGACGATTTCCACCTAGACATGCCACCCGCCAGGCTCATCGCAAAATGA
- a CDS encoding FTR1 family iron permease, whose protein sequence is MTSQTLLESFRIATVVWRESFEALLVIAILQAWTVHESVETRRRAARSIAGGAAVGMLTAVGLAFLMGEASDFLDGDREEVLQLILAATASALMLRMVIWMRSSARHASSDMKSRAAGLGKTGNWAALGLLAALAVAREGAETVVFLFGMLSGSDLGSAGVVAGSGTLGLGAALMTLVAFRSGASSFSKKAVLTFSQILLLALGSGLLMAALDKAVSLDFISTMTSPLWDTSWFLDDATGPGAFISGLIGYRARPELLPLLALGGYWTTALLAYASPLANKALA, encoded by the coding sequence ATGACGTCTCAAACCCTTCTCGAATCGTTCAGGATCGCCACTGTCGTGTGGCGCGAATCCTTCGAAGCGCTGCTCGTTATCGCCATCCTACAAGCTTGGACAGTACACGAGAGCGTGGAGACCCGGCGGCGGGCTGCCAGATCGATCGCCGGCGGCGCGGCGGTCGGAATGCTGACCGCCGTCGGACTTGCCTTTTTGATGGGCGAAGCTTCCGACTTCCTCGACGGGGACCGCGAAGAAGTTCTTCAACTCATCCTAGCCGCGACGGCATCCGCGCTTATGCTCCGTATGGTCATCTGGATGCGAAGCTCTGCACGTCATGCTTCGAGTGACATGAAATCGCGGGCCGCAGGGCTTGGGAAGACCGGCAACTGGGCCGCACTCGGCCTACTCGCCGCACTTGCGGTCGCCAGAGAAGGTGCCGAGACTGTGGTCTTTCTTTTTGGAATGCTTTCCGGATCGGACTTGGGAAGCGCAGGTGTCGTCGCCGGATCCGGCACACTAGGGCTGGGGGCGGCGCTCATGACCCTGGTGGCGTTCCGATCTGGCGCCTCTTCCTTTTCCAAAAAGGCAGTTTTGACGTTCAGCCAGATTTTACTCTTGGCTTTGGGAAGCGGCCTGCTGATGGCCGCGTTGGACAAGGCAGTTTCACTTGATTTCATCTCGACGATGACTTCTCCCCTATGGGATACGAGTTGGTTCCTGGACGATGCCACCGGGCCTGGCGCGTTCATATCAGGACTAATCGGATACCGGGCTCGACCTGAACTTCTTCCCCTGCTTGCTTTGGGCGGCTATTGGACGACGGCGTTGCTGGCATATGCTTCGCCACTTGCTAATAAGGCTCTTGCATGA